A region of the Anolis sagrei isolate rAnoSag1 chromosome 4, rAnoSag1.mat, whole genome shotgun sequence genome:
CATCTTCACTTGTTACTGCCACAATGCCATTATTTTTATGTCCTGAAAATAAAATGGTACTGTAAAAGAGAATGAAACTTCTGGTTTTGTCTTTGTTGCTCTCCACAAACATTTTGGATGTCTTTTGATGCATCTACCCTGtttaatttaatgcagtttgacatcactttaactgccatggctcagtgccatggaatcaagagaactgtagtttttcaagatctttagcattttctgccaaagagtgtaatgattacctcatcaaactacatcaCATATCCCAGGTGTAGATCCACCCTTTGTCGCATTGTTCCCTTATTCTCAACATCGTTATAGTAAACAACAGTACAGATCTCTAGAATGCTCGGAATCTTTTTTAGGGAAACTGGGTGTGTTACTAACTGTATAAAAAGTTGCTGCTTTCCCATTTCAGTAATCTAAGTTTTCCTGGCAGTGCTTCTCAATTTTTTCTTGTAAATCTGTCACTTACATTGAATCTGCATATGCAGATGAATAAATGAAACTCCTATGGGACTGTGCCACTTCAGGCTATAATTAGGAGGGTAACACATTTGAATTTTCCACAGGAATAAAAGTACCtggacatatttttaaaataagcaaaTGGAGGGGGGTATACATATTTGTTACAGCACTTCTTAAAGTTATGTAAGCTTATGTTCGTTGGTTTTGTTTGGTGCCCAATTTTTCCTCAATAATTGGCTCTGAAATACGTCAGGAACTCCCCTTATATGTAGATGACATCCACCTCATTATCTGCAAGTACTCACCCTTTTGAACAATCACTTTGAATTTTCTTAAAGGGATAATATTCAAATCCCCAAGGATCCCAAACCAATATATTCCTGAATCTTCCATGTGAAGAGCTGATATGAAAAAATAAATGCAGCCATTTCCTGACTCCAATAACACAACTCTTTGGTTTGGTTCAGGAGTCAGATATTGCCATCCTGTTCCTGAGATGCCTACTGGTTTGTCAAGATTACATTCTTTTAGTATATCTCCTTTGCACCAGACCTTCTTTGCTTGATGCTGCTGGGAACAGAAAGCTTTCATGATTAGAGATTCTCCTTGCTCCTTAATCACTTCTTGTAATCTCCTTCCTAACTTGTTAGGACTTCCAAAGGAAGGGGTTGTAGAGGTTGGAGGTGAGAATATCATTGTAGGCACCAGAGGATCTGGAAAAATAATAGTTACAATATGTACAATTATTTAGACTTTTTCTACATGGTGTTGAACTAGTTGTCATTTCCAGCTTCATTATTAGATATTTTGCCATGTATGTAGTATAATCAGCCCAGACAGACTAGTGGAAATTAATGTTGTATGTGTGAAATTTTTTTGAGAAAGAAATGTGTAAAAATACATGTGAGCAGTTTTGTTCCATTTTGTTGATTATTATGATAAAGGGATCGGTGTATGCTATACCCACCTTGACCAAAGGggatccttggtatccactgggttttAGTTTCAGAaccctcatggataccaaaatctgtggatgttcattTTTTCATTATTGATAATGGTGCaataaaatggtgccccttatacagtataaaacaagcaaaatcaaaatcaaagattgctttttggaataataaaaatgagccatggatggttgaatttatGGATACAGAAAGCCGACTATACTTACTTTCATGAACCACCACTTTAATTTTCTTCAATGAGATCATCTTCAAGCCATCAATAAGTCCAAACCAGTATGTCCCCGAATCTTCTACTTCAAGAGCAGTCATGAATAGAGAAAGGCATCCATTTCTTGGACCCTCCAGTGTGATCTTTTGGTTGGGTCTGGTAGATAGAAGCTTCCATCCTGAAAGGCTGAAAGATTTGTTAAGATCGCATTCCTTCTGCTCGGTTTCTTTGCACCACATCTTGTCTCCTGGTAAATATTGATAGGCACAGAAAGCAGTTATTCTGAGAGACATTCCTTGTGTTAGCACCACCTCTTCTGAGCTCCCTCCTGCATTTTCTGTGAGGTAAGAACTTGCAGACGCTGGAGATGAGTGTGTTTCTCCATACATAAAAAGGCCTGGAACAAGAACAGGAAAAACATGTTCTAACATGTGCAATTAGCATACACCATTTTAACCTTGTGATAAACAAGCAAATAGACTATAAAATGAGGTACTGCCTATGATGCTGTTTATGCTTCTGACTATAGTTTGTTCAACAATTTGTCCGCAATTAATGACCACAAATCTGATTTAATACGACAAAGGAGCAACCAAGCATCTCCAGAATTTGTGTTTTAGAGGTAGGAAATTGGTCAAGTGGTTTTCTGTGTAATTCTTGCACATGCTGGTTCTCAGCAGTTCATACCTCTAGAAACAATAAACAAGGGACTGATAGGTGCTATGTGGCCCCTTTGTCACAACATATAACATTGCTCCTATTTTGCTGGCTTTTGTTGCCTCTGATATAGCACTCTGGTACAGAAACCTGAAATTTAGAGGCATATCTGGCATCTGATCATGCCCCCCTTTGGTAATACATAGAGATTGGCATTCCCTTCTTCCCACCCAAGAATGCAAAGTCTCACTTAACTTACCATAAGTCTATACTGCCAACCCACCCTGTCACTTTCCTGTGCCTTGTGGGGAGAGGCCACAAGTGAACAGGTGTCTGGCTATGTCCTTGTAAAGTAATGGTAaatgtttccctttgacattaagtcatgAAATAATATCTGTTtcaatcatgtccgactctgggggtggtgctcatctccatttctaagccaaagagccagcattgtccatagacacctccaaggtaatgtggctagcatgactgcaaggagtgccgttactttcccgccgaagtggtacctattgatatgctcacatttgcatgtttttgaacagctaggttgacagaaactaGGGTCAACAGttggagctcaccctactccatggattcaaacctctgacctttcagtcagcagtttagtggtttaactcactgtagCCAGATGCAAAACATCTGTACTAGTGCTAAGACCCTCAGATTCGGCTGATCTCAGTGCTGAATTTTGCATCTATGTCTGCATAGCAAATGCTTCTTAAATCCTGCCTCTGATCCACAAGTCATGAAATAATATCTGTTTCAGTCTAGTGTAGATCCACATGCAGAGCTACTGCACCATGCTGAGCCATATAGCATTGCATCTTTAGGAGGCATTTTCTTTTGCTTCTTGTGTCAAATATGGTTAGGTTCTATATACAGGTCTATTTTTGTTTCTATTAGAAAATGAGAGGAAAATGTGCCTGACCCCAAAGGTAATTGAACAAATAGATGAATATGTTCTATGGGTACTTGCCACTAGATTAATGGAAATAGAGGTTCTACCCATGTAggacccaagacattttgctgactGACATCAAGTAGAAAAAATACCTTCTCTTGAAGTCATAGGACACAATTCTCAAGCCCAGCTATATTATTTTGGTACCTgagacacaaaaattccataaacAACTTTGTTTATATCCagtaaaaaattaatttaatttaaaatgataGGTCATTAATACAATTTCAACAAACTAGAGAGACAAGGAGGGGAGAAATACATGCAACACttaaaaaaacacagaacatTTTCTGGACTTCTTGTACTTGTGAGCCATCTAATGATGGCAACCCATTACGGCCACTGCTCCATCCATGAGTGCCAAGAATGTAAAACTGATTAGGCTACAATCCATTGTGTGAACTGCTTGTCAATTTAGGATTCTGGTCACTGAATTGTAGAGTTGAAAGTCACATGAAAAAATAATCTAGTTCAATTCAGTGCTGAAGCAGGAAATCCACCTGTAACATACCTGGAATTAAGCCCCATTTAAGTCAGTAGAGCTTATTTTTTAGTTGGCACACATATAATTATTTCCTATCtctcaaaaacaaaagaaaatcaaacaaaatatGGGCACAAAAGTAGCTGCCTGTTTATTGTTACCCAAATGtattaaatacaaaataaatagacAAGGCCTCTAATTAATTCCACTGTGTTCTATATTGGTGGCCATGAAAAGGCAGCGTTCTTTACCATACCTGTTAACAAAAAGCATCTTAGTGGGAGACCCGAAAATCCCATCATTGTGTAGCTGAATATAATTTAGGTTGCAGACTAGGGTACAACTCAATTTACCCTTGCAGGAAGGAAATAATTTTTCTTTGTCATTGTCTGTCACTTATTCATCCAGATCAGCAATGCTGGGTTGGAGCTGTGGGAAGAGCTTCTAAAAATGGTCATAAATTTAGCGTCGATGAGTTGTCTGACTGAAATTGTGGGAAACTGCTTTCCAGATGTTCCCTAGCAGACAAAGCATTGGGCTGAACAGTTACAGATAAGGCCAGTTCTTTTTCTTGCAACATTGCATTACGAAATGAGGTGACTGTGCTATGACCATGtatctctccctctctttatGCATGCACATAGGCGTATAAGTATCTCTGTGTGCATGGTACTGGACTTTGAGAATTGTGATGTAAGTAATTGTTTAAAGCAAAGATAGCAATTGTCTACCTTGTAGCTGCATGTAATCAGAGATGAGAAAGGTCTACTGCAGCCCTTTGAACTCCAACCAACCAGCCAAATGTCCCATCAACCTATTCCCAATTTCTTCACCTCAAGACAtttgagctgggggggggggacctcgcATGGGGTAAATTTGATATAATAAAGTTGTTGGGGGCACCATGAAAAAGCCAACCCTTCCTAAAGTAAGCAGGGTGAGGCAACATCACTTCCTAAAACAGAAGCTAGATCAGCATGACTCAGTCCTTTGAAGCCCAGAGCAGATCATGCCTAGCAGGCAGATCTGAGTTCTGTGGAATCTAATTTGTCTAAGAAGATCTGCCAACCAGAATTAAAAGTAAACACATAGAAATTTGGTTTGGATAACAAAGTTCACAGTACTTCATACTACTGAACCAACAGGAataaaataaatgccattttttggtacaggcattcaaaaaggtcagagaTTAGGGTGAGAGGtcagttcttttaaaaagttttcctTTGATTAACTAAGCTTTTGCTTTTTTGTGACTCTACTTGGAGAAGGAGAAATTCAGCCGAGTTGTTCTGAAGAACCTAGAGATCTCTAGAGATACCATTTTAATCaagtccatgaataatcaaattcataaaagtcaaatctgcaaatgtggagggttgactggACCTACCTTGATCTATGGCTAGGTtagtttctagacttatacatgagaaaGGAAATTACATACAGTAATTTTCCTCTTCAGGATCTATGAGAAGAGAACTCTCATTCAGAGGGCGGATAGGGAATAAGTGACATGATTCCCACTTGGGTGGCAAAAAGATACAGATTGTGCTCATATCAGATCAGCATCACTATACATAACAATCTTCAATCCAGATTCTCCAAATGGTTTTTCTCATCTTGCTGTATCAATGGATAATGTATAGCTAAAACTCTGCTGCAGATCCTCAAATAGAGGAAACAAGGCTGTTTTGCTTCAGACCTTGTGATGAGTAGGAGTCATAGATTAAGCAATGATAAGGCAAAGACTGGAGGAAGGATTAACCACAATGAGTAATAGCAGCCATCTCACCTCATGGCTGCTATTTTGGAGCCTGTTGATCATGAAACTAGGAAATGGACTTTCAGAATTGGAAATCACCAAAAGGCAGCAGCTCCAGTTAACTGTAGCTTTCCAAGATTTTCTTAGCACTCCATTTTCCCCCATTAGCTAGTATTAGGATTTGGTGTTCCAGAGCTATGATAAAGAGTTTCAAGCTTCCTAAATACAAATGATGTTTCTTGTAAATGcttgttacattttttttaattttttccaagTCAGTATTCTTCAATGTTCACATCTTCACTCTGGCTCTTTTGGAAGAATAGCCCTTCCCAAACGGAGCTCATTAGATCTTGTTTCACTGCAATTCTTGTCATCCTGGGTAGCGTggccaatgggagttgtagttcaacaacatctaggGAACCACAGTTGGGAAAGCTGCTCTAGAAAttttggggatgggggggggggggggagaggggttgTTTATTTCTCTTTGTTAGAGTATTCtgacatttaatgtttgcctttttttttgttggaaaccgccctgagtccctttgaaaGATAGGGTGGTAggtcagtatataaataaagcattattattattattattattattattattattattatatagaaatgACATTTGAAACTACAATTCAGTGCAATTTATCTAGACGTAAGTCCCAGTGAACACTGCTGTATTTCTCATATACATAAACAAGTTAGCACTATGAGCGAGGATCGCTATATCTTATCTTTATTAAGGCACTGTATATACACAGCATATAAATAGAAGGACAAATTGTTTATATAGATGAATCTTTAGACAATGGAATAACACCCTTTACTTTTCGACAATAATATCCtcactcttttcccttcctcataATAGTGTGTGTAATCTCAGACTGGAACTTGACATTTATGACAGCAACCAATGGATGCATTCCTCTTTTGTACAGGTGGTTAATTTAAACATCTAGAAAAGAATTTGCATCTGAAGCAATTTTAAATATAAACACAACTCCTGCACCAAGGTTTAAAATTTACTCGAGCTGCAAATTCACTTGACATTAAGGATTATCCACAAAAAGTGTTTTGCATGACTCAAAACTCAGTCAAGGCTTTCTGGAAAGGAACGATTAACTGCTCATAATTTTGAGTTATTGCATTAAAGTACACATCATTGCAGTCTTTATTGTACTTCTCTACACACACCTTTtgtaaaagaaaagagagagggatgcGGCATTTGTTCTTTGGCTCTATAGCAGACCTcttcaaacatttcatgttgatgaTACGCTTTATAGACATGCACCATTCTGTgatacagtaattcagttttactagtgaACTGGTggttaaaccaatcccttataagagatacagacacatacataaattgtaataatgcaaGGTATGGGGACACAAAATATTTATGTACTTAAAATAAATGATTTATTGCTTCAcacagactcagaggtttcttgcTACATTTGTGTAACACAACTACCTCCTCATCACACAAGAGGAAATTGCCCCTTGTTCTTTGGCCATAGAGCCTGCTGAGTGCAATCACATCATGCAGGCCATGGCTCTGCCCCACTGACGGCCAAAGTGGCAAGGAAGTGTCACAAGATGCTTTCTTGACAACAAGGGAAGAAGGTAAGCCatcttttgggtagctccaactgAGCTACCTACTGTTTTGCCTTctcccccatctgatggggggggggggaggcagcgtGGCAACATGTGTTGCCACAGTTTCCCCCCATCTGATTGGGGAAAGGACAGGGTACCAACGCACCTTATCCTGATGCactcatgtgatggggaaggacgAAGGGCACGTGGGTTGCCGCAAGGCACCATACACACTTTCCACTTCGCCAGTGATTGCCGGTGAAACAGAACATCATGGAGAGGGGGGCATCTGTATGATGAGGTCCCTATACACTACAGATGACACAATACAGtaatgcagtgcttctcaacctgtgggtccccaagtgttttggcctacaattcccagaaatcccagccagtttaccagatgttaagatttctgggagttgaaggccaaaacttctggggacccacaggttgagaagcactgcagtAATGTGTTACAATGcatagtttggaaagttctgccctATAGAGTCTTCTCAACGTATAGTATAATGAAAAGTGCCTTGGCATGGAGTATCCATTTGACATTCACTATAGCAAAGCAATCCAAAATGAGAAGCAGGACCACTGAAAATGATGAGAACGATTTCTTTAAACAACTGTGCAGGATTGGTGGTAAAATAAGCAGGGGATGGAGAAGGAGTCAAAACAGCTCAAAGGTTAAAGTTGATGTTGTGATTTTAAGGAGGACTTGAGTCTAGTGGACTATCTTTCATCAGATGTTTGTAAATGAAATTTGAATTGCCATCTCTCAGGGGCGCTTCAACTCTGGATTCCTGCATGGTAGAGGTGGGACCAGATGGTTTTTAAGGTTCCATTGAAAGctgcaattctatgattttagagtcagttctttaagatgcaaATTGCAATCTAAATGAAAAATTCACCGACAGCCACTTAAGTTTATATTTAGTATTCTGTGAGATGCCAGGATAAAGCAGGCAAAACCAGAGCAGTTCTTGCAGTGGATGTGGAAAGCAGGATAGAGCAAACTAGTCTTTTTTTTGGTCTTGCTTGTTGGATCCACTTCTACATATATCTTCCTTTGAAGTCTTACGTGTtggtttcctttcttccattatcTTCAGCTGTGATAGCTATTTCCTATTATGATGGAAACAGGAATAGGCATATGAGTTATAAAATGAAATGAAGCTTGGAGACAAATAAAGTCCGCTATTTCAATATGGCCACCTTTTTCACGTGAAGCTCTATCTGAGACATAGCAGAATTCTTCAGCATTTAGGTGGAAAAATCCAGCCAGCAGTGTCCCAAATGCCAAAGGCTTCTGCAACAATCCAGAGTAATGCTTTTTTTATGTAATCCAcagttggattgttgttgttataaggtGCCCTGACAAATGTCAAGGTGGGCAGCTTTAAAAGGTCATTAGATAAATTCAAGAAGGATAAGGACATCAGATGGCTGCTTAATTACCACCAATATCAAAGGCAATCTTATTCTGAATTTGAATTGGTGTGGAAAAAACAGGAGTTTGCTCTTGGCCTCGTGTCTTGCTCAGGTTGGTCCCTGTAGAAAATGGGATGCCATATTACATAGCCAGACATCACCAATGTGGTTTTCTTtagttgttttggactacatTTCCTATCCGCTCTTACTATCATGGTTCCAAATCACTTGGAGGACACCAGATTGCAGCCAGGCCTTTGGTCTGTTCTAATATTCATTTGACATCACCTGTAACTGGGAAGAGCTGGTGCTCATTTTCTCTTCTGCACCCATCTTCTGTTGTTCTATTCTTCAGGCTTCGGGCAATAATTAGAATGAAGACAGCAATCAAGAATTTGACACCCAGGAGTCCAGCCACAACTATGTGAAGTTTGACTTCTGGATCTGATGGGGTGCTTTAGGAAGACACgaataaaatgcattatatgaagGACGTGATTTAGtacaagaaaaatataataaagaagatGGGAAACAATTTCAGTAGTTCTTTCTGTATTTCATTTGGGCAACAAGGAGGTCTGGGGAAAGTTGCAATGTTGAGTATAGggtggtcaataaggtggatagaaacgtatAGTGGCATaggaataataggaataatagtgtagaaatagagcaattaaacaggatcagttcaactttaaaatgtaataatgaaatatagGAATTTGGATACAGAACATGATTCATGACGTGATTCAGATCACCTGTCACAGGAGCGTCAATcaaatgcacaatgaaacagcaacgtctttaattccttatggaatgtggataggcagggtgctagcctaatctccctggggagggagttccagagatgaggggccaccaccgagaatgccctttctctcgtccccaccagccacacctcAGACGGGGgcaggagtgagagaagagcatccccagaagatcttaaggactgCGTGGCCTTGTAGGGGAGGATGCGGTCCTGAACTGTTCAGAGCTTTATAGGTTATAGGAACTTTGAACTCCACTGCTGTACTTCTTAAAAACAGTGGCTCTGCTGGTTAGGAGGTCTGAGAAATGCAGCCccaaaagaaatattttctaaGCTCTAATATATATTGCTGAAGCTCTCAAAAATTATTTAAGGGCTctttcagacaggcccaaaatgcaggacctgtctTGCTATTACCTGAGGTGTTCAAATAACACTTCAGGTAAAATAGAGTAATGCAGAGAAAACTGGGTTTTCACAGTTTGCTCaccattaatttgacacctggaaataTCTGGATCTTAAGCTAAGGTCCTGGTCTTTCCAGTTGCTGGGTCTGTGAGGCTTGACTCCCAGGACAGCTTCTGCAGTCGCAGGGTCAATCCCCCCAGCTTTCTCGGTTCTTTAGGCTCCTGGAGCATGAAGAAGTGGGAAGGAGCCTCCCACCCCTTCCCCTCCAGACCCCCaattcccccaaaataacttACTGGAGGGGGTTGCCAGCAGTGCAGGCTTCTCTGTACAGTAtgtctgatgtgagaaaattgtgTGTTAGGAGGTGGTGATGGTGGGGAGGAGATCccagcacccccaagagatggacATTTAGCCAtctattttaaaactttcaaagaaggagactccgccacactccaagcatattccactgtcaaacagcttttaCCTATCAAaaagtttttcttaatgtttaggtggaatctctttgcttcacatcctagtctctggaacagcagaaaacaagcccccTGTTTCCTGGCATGTAATTTCCTCATATCAGGAGGACcataatggtggccaggtaagtttttttaatcttttaaggGCTTCTTATGGGGTCCTGGAGCCCAAAAAACTGAGGTGGCTATGTGGTTTGGGTCTGGGGGATCGCATGACATGATCTcagggcccaatccacacagggccgaCACCTAGTAAGACCCGGATTTGATCTAAGATCAAGGTCTTACCAGGAGTTTATTTGATTCAGATCAAAGCAGGGAAAccttgctttgtcctgaattaattcagcgTTGTTTGGATTACTCTGGTAAAACTGCAACAGATCTTGagatatgggcctgtctggatgatcTCTAAGCAGTTTCTAACATTTGTGTTGCTTAATACTCTActagatcttttttaaaaaaatattttgccttGGTTCATACTTTGTAACAAACAAATGTATTAAAGGCTGTTGCAATGGACCAATCCATTCCCtaaaattaatgtatatatttacctGGAGATGCTTTGCTCCACTCTGGGCTCCTCTGGTGCTTCAGCCCCCCATAAGTCTGGTGGCAGACATGCAAAAAATTAGTTACTAAAAATGACAGTATTAGGGCAATGGCAATGAACAAATCATTGTAAAAAAGGAAGCCAATAACACACAAATGAAGTATACATATAGTATTTAAACTACTGAGTAATATTTATTCAGAATTAAATGTCACTGCCTTCAATTGAATTTATTGCCAGATACTACATGTACAGATTTGTAACCTTATAAATACTGTACTCTGGACTGTATATTCGATCACGATGAAAAGGGATGAGTCAAACTAACAAAGGTGAACAACAGGTGAAATCTGATCCTATTTTAAAGCCTTTGAACTCTCCAAAACATGCTgagaaaaagtattttaaaattgagAACCATGCTTCTGGAGTCCGCCAGGTAATACTATCTGCTTTCATATTAGAGCAGCataccttttattattttacagctgaaaaccaggacatgtgtGGCTAAGCAATATATGAGTGTGGTTCCAATGACTAAAAGTATTATTGAAGGAGAACACAAAAGTTAGGAGAcactgcaacagtttgcttttgtacGAGTTTACTGAGAAATGCAGGTTCCTGCccattcctctcctctcctcaattCAATGTCCTTTGAATTTCGTTTGCAGGAACTGACATAATCTGAGGACAAAGCTGAGAGATCCATGCCAGCTCCAGGGGCAGGGGAGTGCCTCCCTACATGTGATTGTCTTGCGAGATGGGAGCCCCATGCCTCGCCCTGAAGTGGACTGCTGGCCAAAGTGATGAGGAGTATGTAGCAGACTTGCCATGTGCTTTTTAAAGTGAAAACAATGTTTTAAAGTTACAAGTGGactctggctgcttctcatttAAAGAAACGGTATGACCTGCTGTGGGCCAAAATTAGTTCTCAATTTTTTAGGTCCCTCAACCCAACCATGCTACATAAGAAGGGGAAAAGGTGTATTTAGGGCTGTGAGTGCTTTCACACTATTAAGGCATGCATTGGTGATAAGATCTTCATTCATATCATTGCACAGGATGAAAaacaactacaggcagtccccaagttacaaacaagataggttctgtagggttTGTTGGATAGCACAGGGTAGGAcaaacacccctgtgatgtttcttATGCTGTCTGTgcctgttcagaggatttcacctcactttctgtctctgttataattgacttttgaaaaaattggattgttgtagaagcaaggattggtgagaaagctttagaGGAGACGACTTTTTTCCAtgacaactcttccaggaatgaatttcccttctgaggggtagatttctctcacttcctgttgtctcactttcATTCTTAAGTATGACCcttatgtttgtaacttggggactgcccgtaTTTTAAAAGTAATACTTGGAGAGTATTTCAGTCCAAAAGGGACCTACCTGTTAGGACGTTTACTTTCACTTTCTGGAGAGTATTCACAACCCCCAGGAAGTCTGTCTTACATTGGTACAGACCAGCATCTTTTTTCTTGAGTGGGTTGATGGTCACTGTAAGGATCCCTTCATGGATATTGTCAGCAATGGCAGTGGTGCCATTTCTCCTCTTGAGGAATGGCATCCAAAACCGCCGGGCACTAACAACATGCTGACAATTTGTCTCGCTGATGTGTTTACACCAACTTTTCTCCCTCCACTGGTTCTCTTTGAGGTTGTAAGAGCAGTTGATGGAGATGGGCTTCCCTTCAATGCCATATACTACAGTAACATCCTCGGTTGTATCTGCAtctaggaaagaaagatagaaagaaggcTTCATGGCCATCCCTTGGAAGTGCTTTGACTgtatattcctgtatggcagagagtgaactggatggctctttgggtCTCTTCAACTGTGGATATTATTAGAAAGCAGAAGAATTATTCAAATCCCTTCTGCTTCtttgtttttatcttttaaaTACCTGCTTCTTTCCTGACCAGAATTTTTGGAACTGAATCCAACACAAATCCTCCCGTTTCCATACATTCCGGaactgagagttccactgttgaacagctcttatagttaggaagaacttcctggccataagagctgttcaacaatggaactccctgccttggagtctggtggaagctccttccttggaaacttttaaacagaggctggatggccatctgtcagagattTGTTGATAGTGCTTTTCCTCCAATGCAAGGGGTTATAGAATCTATAATGATTctataatgatagaataattATAGAAATAATTCTATAA
Encoded here:
- the LOC132773385 gene encoding uncharacterized protein — protein: MMGFSGLPLRCFLLTGLFMYGETHSSPASASSYLTENAGGSSEEVVLTQGMSLRITAFCAYQYLPGDKMWCKETEQKECDLNKSFSLSGWKLLSTRPNQKITLEGPRNGCLSLFMTALEVEDSGTYWFGLIDGLKMISLKKIKVVVHENPLVPTMIFSPPTSTTPSFGSPNKLGRRLQEVIKEQGESLIMKAFCSQQHQAKKVWCKGDILKECNLDKPVGISGTGWQYLTPEPNQRVVLLESGNGCIYFFISALHMEDSGIYWFGILGDLNIIPLRKFKVIVQKGHKNNGIVAVTSEDEQRPEPSVTIPISSAPRVYQVILVLGSIVVGITIIAAFILVVTMLLKRKMRAADLDFGDNPNCRVITLQIHDVQAAKHPSSKEMNAIYAIPNKPKTRIEDVTYVNTKFPLRSNIMKHHSEPHCVLPSPGSVEYANIIFESGIPHIRD
- the LOC132772655 gene encoding triggering receptor expressed on myeloid cells 2-like encodes the protein MYLTEAKDYLLLCKTIFSFLVGNFSHLISRREMERFLYLICLIFLSDADTTEDVTVVYGIEGKPISINCSYNLKENQWREKSWCKHISETNCQHVVSARRFWMPFLKRRNGTTAIADNIHEGILTVTINPLKKKDAGLYQCKTDFLGVVNTLQKVKVNVLTDLWGAEAPEEPRVEQSISSTPSDPEVKLHIVVAGLLGVKFLIAVFILIIARSLKNRTTEDGCRRENEHQLFPVTGNSYHS